Proteins encoded within one genomic window of Pieris brassicae chromosome 12, ilPieBrab1.1, whole genome shotgun sequence:
- the LOC123717332 gene encoding NAD kinase 2, mitochondrial isoform X2, with product MEKCLIVSKVTRYEYEKHSHDNISNWELEKILRNRGSDYDSMVSNHREQKSFEEDVAKALKEMGVKVEMASRLTYNEEMINWCDAVVPCGGDGTFLLAASRVRDANKPVIGFNSAPHKSVGRLCLPTWCSNDLKGALQALKEGKFRWMRRSRIRTTITSDPKLLDTITPVDLHTLHFCRYPPVSNQEDSQEAATRLNDAQEESKCGLATKVLPFLALNEVFIGESVTSRVSLLRLKIDDGKWAHTKSSGLCVTTGTGSTSWHYSINCLRTHSVLELMKILHEEYGVDLDTSLEKAREVTEKYNTKLMFPPDSEQLAYSVREYITFEEWPAPRGLRVRDRAEAVTVRSHCTDAGLVIDGSVSFPFNDGTQALLEIHPEDSLMTVQMDDALPY from the exons ATGGAAAAATGTCTCATTGTTTCAAAGGTCACGAGATATGAATATGaaaa gCACAGCCATGACAACATATCGAATTGGGAACTAGAGAAGATACTACGAAATCGTGGATCCGACTATGACTCTATGGTATCGAACCATAGAGAACAGAAATCCTTTGAAGAGGATGTGGCCAAGGCGCTAAAAGAAATGGGAGTTAAAGTTGAAATGGCTAGTAG GTTAACATATAACGAAGAGATGATAAATTGGTGCGACGCAGTTGTCCCATGTGGTGGTGATGGGACCTTCCTGCTCGCCGCTTCAAGGGTCAGGGACGCAAA TAAACCAGTGATAGGTTTCAACAGCGCGCCGCATAAGTCTGTGGGACGCCTGTGCCTGCCCACCTGGTGTTCCAATGACCTCAAGGGTGCGCTACAAGCTTTAAAGGAG GGCAAGTTTCGCTGGATGCGTCGTTCACGGATACGTACGACGATCACGAGCGACCCCAAACTGTTGGATACGATCACGCCCGTTGATTTGCACACTCTGCACTTTTGTAG ATATCCACCCGTGTCAAACCAAGAAGACAGTCAGGAAGCGGCCACGAGACTCAACGACGCTCAGGAGGAGAGTAAATGTGGTTTAGCTACAAAGGTGCTGCCGTTTTTAGCTCTAAATGag GTGTTTATTGGGGAGAGCGTGACGTCACGGGTGTCTCTTCTCCGTCTGAAGATAGATGATGGGAAATGGGCTCATACTAAGAGTTCCGGACTCTGCGTTACAACCGGAACCGGAAGTACCTCGTGGCATTACAG CATAAACTGCCTCAGAACCCACTCAGTGCTGGAATTAATGAAGATTCTCCACGAAGAGTACGGGGTCGATCTGGACACGTCTTTGGAGAAGGCTCGCGAGGTCACCGAGAAGTACAACACGAAGTTAATGTTTCCCCCAG ACTCCGAGCAATTAGCGTACTCCGTCCGCGAGTACATAACCTTCGAGGAATGGCCAGCTCCTCGAGGCCTCAGGGTCAGGGACAGGGCCGAAGCCGTCACCGTTCGCAGCCACTGCACCGATGCTG gctTGGTAATAGATGGGAGCGTATCATTCCCATTCAACGACGGAACCCAAGCGCTGTTAGAGATTCATCCCGAAGACTCGCTTATGACAGTCCAAATGGACGACGCGTTGCCTTATTAA
- the LOC123717332 gene encoding NAD kinase 2, mitochondrial isoform X1 produces MSVLNNFTVSIAKGLRRLRSKEVPARRQHASKEQKLKMEKCLIVSKVTRYEYEKHSHDNISNWELEKILRNRGSDYDSMVSNHREQKSFEEDVAKALKEMGVKVEMASRLTYNEEMINWCDAVVPCGGDGTFLLAASRVRDANKPVIGFNSAPHKSVGRLCLPTWCSNDLKGALQALKEGKFRWMRRSRIRTTITSDPKLLDTITPVDLHTLHFCRYPPVSNQEDSQEAATRLNDAQEESKCGLATKVLPFLALNEVFIGESVTSRVSLLRLKIDDGKWAHTKSSGLCVTTGTGSTSWHYSINCLRTHSVLELMKILHEEYGVDLDTSLEKAREVTEKYNTKLMFPPDSEQLAYSVREYITFEEWPAPRGLRVRDRAEAVTVRSHCTDAGLVIDGSVSFPFNDGTQALLEIHPEDSLMTVQMDDALPY; encoded by the exons ATGTCAGTGttgaataattttactgtGTCGATTGCGAAAGGATTGCGGC GTCTAAGAAGCAAAGAAGTACCAGCGCGTCGTCAGCATGCATCGAAAGAGCAAAAGCTGAAAATGGAAAAATGTCTCATTGTTTCAAAGGTCACGAGATATGAATATGaaaa gCACAGCCATGACAACATATCGAATTGGGAACTAGAGAAGATACTACGAAATCGTGGATCCGACTATGACTCTATGGTATCGAACCATAGAGAACAGAAATCCTTTGAAGAGGATGTGGCCAAGGCGCTAAAAGAAATGGGAGTTAAAGTTGAAATGGCTAGTAG GTTAACATATAACGAAGAGATGATAAATTGGTGCGACGCAGTTGTCCCATGTGGTGGTGATGGGACCTTCCTGCTCGCCGCTTCAAGGGTCAGGGACGCAAA TAAACCAGTGATAGGTTTCAACAGCGCGCCGCATAAGTCTGTGGGACGCCTGTGCCTGCCCACCTGGTGTTCCAATGACCTCAAGGGTGCGCTACAAGCTTTAAAGGAG GGCAAGTTTCGCTGGATGCGTCGTTCACGGATACGTACGACGATCACGAGCGACCCCAAACTGTTGGATACGATCACGCCCGTTGATTTGCACACTCTGCACTTTTGTAG ATATCCACCCGTGTCAAACCAAGAAGACAGTCAGGAAGCGGCCACGAGACTCAACGACGCTCAGGAGGAGAGTAAATGTGGTTTAGCTACAAAGGTGCTGCCGTTTTTAGCTCTAAATGag GTGTTTATTGGGGAGAGCGTGACGTCACGGGTGTCTCTTCTCCGTCTGAAGATAGATGATGGGAAATGGGCTCATACTAAGAGTTCCGGACTCTGCGTTACAACCGGAACCGGAAGTACCTCGTGGCATTACAG CATAAACTGCCTCAGAACCCACTCAGTGCTGGAATTAATGAAGATTCTCCACGAAGAGTACGGGGTCGATCTGGACACGTCTTTGGAGAAGGCTCGCGAGGTCACCGAGAAGTACAACACGAAGTTAATGTTTCCCCCAG ACTCCGAGCAATTAGCGTACTCCGTCCGCGAGTACATAACCTTCGAGGAATGGCCAGCTCCTCGAGGCCTCAGGGTCAGGGACAGGGCCGAAGCCGTCACCGTTCGCAGCCACTGCACCGATGCTG gctTGGTAATAGATGGGAGCGTATCATTCCCATTCAACGACGGAACCCAAGCGCTGTTAGAGATTCATCCCGAAGACTCGCTTATGACAGTCCAAATGGACGACGCGTTGCCTTATTAA
- the LOC123717206 gene encoding translin has product MSSRDIINTIFGEFQKSLDEEQEIREKIRNICKDVDQVSREITTVLQVIHHDESAISAACLKARELFEKANTGYSKLKEVVPSGDYYKYHDHWRYMTQRYCYLISLTIWLEKGILATHETVASVLGISAEELKNGFHLDIDDYLVGLLNLCTELSRLAVNSVTRGDYTKPLQISKFVMELNAGFRLLNLKNDHLRKRFDALKYDVKKIEEVVYDLSIRGLLPKTETA; this is encoded by the exons ATGAGCTCGAGGGACATAATAAATACCATATTCGGCGAATTCCAAAAAAGTCTTGATGAAGAACAAGAAATTCGTGAA AAAATCCGCAATATCTGCAAAGATGTGGACCAAGTATCAAGGGAAATCACAACAGTATTGCAAGTGATACATCATGATGAGTCTGCCA TTTCTGCAGCATGTTTAAAAGCTCGTGAATTATTTGAAAAGGCAAATACTGGCTACAGCAAGTTGAAGGAAGTGGTTCCATCAGGGGATTACTATAA ATACCATGATCACTGGCGCTACATGACACAGCGTTACTGCTACCTAATTTCTCTCACAATTTGGTTGGAGAAGGGAATATTGGCAACTCACGAGACTGTGGCTTCTGTATTGGGTA taAGTGCAGAGGAGTTGAAGAATGGCTTTCATTTAGACATTGATGATTATTTAGTGGGACTTCTTAATCTATGTACTGAATTG TCACGGTTAGCTGTGAACTCGGTAACCCGTGGGGACTACACCAAGCCACTACAGATCTCAAAATTTGTTATGGAACTTAATGCTGGATTCAG gttattaaatttgaagaATGATCACCTGCGCAAGCGCTTCGATGCTCTCAAGTATGATGTTAAGAAAATAGAGGAAGTTGTCTATGATCTGAGTATAAGAGGACTTTTGCCTAAGACTGAAACTGCttag